The genome window GACTTTTAATTTCCATCTCAGAATAGTCTTTCCATTTATCTGGATAACCTATTTTAATGGTCATTCCGTTGAGTTTTTCTATTGCTTTTGTCTTGGTATCAGCACTCATCCATTTTAAGTTATTGATGCGCTTCTCGTAAGCTTTCTTTACGTATTCTATCATTTCTTTTGCCTTAGCTTTTGCTTCTGGCGGGAATTTTTTATCAACGTAGAGTTGGCCTAGCGCTTCTCCTAAAGTTCCATTTACGGCTGCAAGAGCTCGTTCATCTTGTGGGCGTTGTTCTTTTGCACCACCCATAGTCTTGCTGTAAAAGTCAAAATTTGCATCTTCTAATGCTGTCGAAAGCGAGCTGGCAGCGTTGTCAATTAGAGACCATCTCATATATTTTTTCATGATTTCCAGATTTGCTGGTTTCCACATGGTATTTAAGGCTTTTAAGTAATCTGGTTCACTGACAATCAGATTATCAAATTCTTTCATTCCAGCTTTATCAAAATAGGATTTCCACTCTATCGCAGGGGCAATTTTTTGAAGGCCTTCTACGGTCATAGGGTTATAAGTCTTGCTTGGGTTTCTTCTAGTCACTTTGTCTAGTCTAGGAATAGCCATAGACTTTTCAAAAGCAACAATTTCACTTGCTGTTATTTGAGCTTCAGCTTTCTCCATTCCTGTCATTCCTAGCATTCTAGCAACGTGCATTTCGTATTTAGCTAGTTTTTCTTTACTGTCTTCATCTTCTCCTACATAATACTCACGAGCCATCCCTAAAGATCCGTTCCCTAATTGGGCTACATTCATATTTGTATCCATAGCGTCTGGTGCCACTCCTACATAAAAGAAAGCATTCAATCCTTTTTTAGCTAAGTTAGCTTTCACGTCTAGCAATTCATCCAGGGATTTGATACCTTCAATCTTTTCAAGATATGGAACTAAAGGTTGGTAACCTGCTTGGTTACGAGCCTCGTTATCCATCATACTTTGAAAAACATAAACGGCTTTTGCTTGATCTGATTCAGGGTCAAGATCTTTATCGTTCATAGCCTTGTCTAAGATAGCGAGCACATCTGCATCGGTATCTTTTCTTAATTTGTTGAATCCGCCCCAAACAGTTTGATCGTCAGGAATTTCTGTGGAATCTATCCAGACACCATTTACAAAGCGGTAAAAATCATCTTTAGGAGAGGTGTTTTTATCCATGTAACCCAGCTCTAGTCCAGGTTGTTCTTTTGCCTCAACATCTCTTTTGGTTTCACAGGAAACTAGGGCAACCAGGGCCGCTCCAGCTATTAATAGGCTTGATTTAATCTTCATTTTAGTTCTTCTTTAGTTCAATTAATTGGTTTTCTAAGATACAAAATTATTCACTCGAATTGTTAAGCAGGTGATTTTCAATACTGCTAGTTATGAATGCGGCAATACTTATCGACAGAAGGCGGTAGCTAAAGTGTGAAAACAACCATAAAAAAAGGCTTTCCTAAGAGAAAAGCCTTTTATACCAGGTACATTTTAAAATATACTGGATGTAAAAAAAGGATCAGTTGTCGATTATTTTACAATCAATTTTTGAGTTACTGATCCTCTCACGGTGGAGATATTTATAAAATACATTCCTTGAGACACACCAGATAAATCAACCTGGTGAGTAGTTCCGGAATTCTTTTTTCTTGTAGCAATTCTTTTTCCACTGACATCGTAAACACTATAATCAAATTCTAGAGCCGCATTCCATGCGATATTGAAAACTCCTATGGAAGGGTTAGGATAGATGGAGAACAAATCTTCGAGAGATGTTGACTCGGTG of Nonlabens sp. Ci31 contains these proteins:
- a CDS encoding M13 family metallopeptidase, with the protein product MKIKSSLLIAGAALVALVSCETKRDVEAKEQPGLELGYMDKNTSPKDDFYRFVNGVWIDSTEIPDDQTVWGGFNKLRKDTDADVLAILDKAMNDKDLDPESDQAKAVYVFQSMMDNEARNQAGYQPLVPYLEKIEGIKSLDELLDVKANLAKKGLNAFFYVGVAPDAMDTNMNVAQLGNGSLGMAREYYVGEDEDSKEKLAKYEMHVARMLGMTGMEKAEAQITASEIVAFEKSMAIPRLDKVTRRNPSKTYNPMTVEGLQKIAPAIEWKSYFDKAGMKEFDNLIVSEPDYLKALNTMWKPANLEIMKKYMRWSLIDNAASSLSTALEDANFDFYSKTMGGAKEQRPQDERALAAVNGTLGEALGQLYVDKKFPPEAKAKAKEMIEYVKKAYEKRINNLKWMSADTKTKAIEKLNGMTIKIGYPDKWKDYSEMEIKSPKDGGTLFDNMLAVQEYNYNDNMSKLGEQVDKSEWFMSPQTVNAYYNPYYNEIVFPAAILQPPFYDYEADAAINFGGMGAVIGHEISHGFDDQGAKFAANGNMTNWWTDADKEQFEVLGNDLALQYDAIEVLPGIYINGSYTLGENIGDLGGVNAAYDALNLWLEDKGEVALIDGYTQQQRFFLSWASAWRTKMRDEALKQRIKGDTHSPGMYRGYVPLQNIQAFYDAFDIKEKDGMYIAPEDRVLIW